TACGCTACTTTGGTGAAAGCTTTGTTTACTTAAAACTCCTTTCTTTTTACTTAATGATTTTTATAACATTTCTCAGTGCATTTTTACTGATAAAGGAAGGGATTAAAAAGCGGGAGCACGCCTGACAGCCCTGAAGGACTCAAAGATTATAAACATTTCAAGGAGCAGTATTATAAAGCTAACGGAAAAGAGGAGTAAGTCTCCCTTCATTAAGTTGTTCCAAGCGTTCATAGCCATGGCGAGGGAAGTTATAAAGAGAACGAAAATCATGGGAATCAGGATAGGGAGAGTAGGCCTGTTTACCCTTTTTAGGTAAAGGTATCCTATCAGGAGAGCGAGCCCAGCGAGAAGCTGGTTTGCAGCACCGAAAACGGGCCAGAAAACCATACCACCCTTCCCGCCTTCTTTGGAAAGAACAAGAGCCATGGACGTCAGTACCGCAACTCCGGAAGCTACCCAAGGGTTCGTAAGCAAACGCACCCCGTATATCTCTCCGAGCTCTCCGAGGATATACCTCTGTATCCTCACGCTCGTGTCCATAGTAGTTGCTGCAAAGAGAACAACAAGAGTGGCAATTACAGTTTTCCCGAAGTCTACGGGAATGCCGACGGCACCGAGCAGATTAGCCCCGCCGTCAACTACTGCAACGAGACTTGAGGACTTTATGGAGGACCACGAAGAGTAGAGTTCCTGGAACTTTTCAGCGGAAAACATGGCTATTCCCGCAGTGGTTGCGATTATAACCGCAAGGGCGAGGGAGCTTTCACCCATAAATCCGAGATACCCGACCGCCCTCGCGTCGCTCTCCTTTTCAAGCTGTTTTGATGAAGTTCCCGAAGACACCAAAGCGTGAAAACCACTCAGCGCCCCGCAGGCTATCGTTATAAACAGAAACGGGAATATAGGCGGTGCTCCCTCCGGATTTAAATTAACCGCAGGGGCTACTATCTTAGGATTTGCAATTACCGCACCGATGTAGAGTAAAATAAGAAGGATAAGGAGTTGCAAACCGTTTAAGAAGTCCCTCGGCTGGAGCAAAACCCAAACGGGCAGAGATGAGGCAAAAAAGGCGTAAGTAAAGAGAACGATTATCCACAACATTATGGGAGAAAGTCCCAGAGACTCTGCTAAAGGCTTTACATCTATCGGGGATACACTCCCGAGGTAAATACCAAAATACAGGATACTCAGAAAAATTACCGTAAGGATTAAGAAGTTCACCCTTAGCCTGTAAACGCTAAAACCGAAAATCACGGCGAGTGGAATTACAAGCCACGCGGGAAGCACACTTGAGGGATACTTTACAAAGAGAAGGGAAATCACGTAAGCGAAAACCGCGTTAACGAGTATCGCAAGGGCAAGCAGGAGGAGTAAAAATAAGACCCTCGCCTTTTCTCCTGCGTATTCACCGAGGATAGTCCCGATGGACTTTCCTTTATGTCTTATAGACGTTACAAGAGCGGTAAAGTCGTGAACTCCACCGATGAATACAGCTCCCAGAACCACCCACAAAAAGGCAGGAAGCCATCCCCATATAACAGCTATTGCAGGTCCCACAATAGGTCCCGCTCCCGTTATAGAAGTAAAGTGGTGTCCGAGAAGTATCCACTTGTTCGTAGGAACGTAATCAACCCCGTCGTTTATTTCCTTTGCAGGAGTAGGTCTTGAATCGTCAAGCTGAAAAATCTTTTCTGCCAGATACTTTGAGTAAACGAAGTAACCGAAAGCGTAAAGAAGGAAAGCAATCCCTATTAACGGAAGGGCATGCATACCTAAATATTGTATATTGATTATTTAATGGAACTTCAGATACTGCTCATTCTTATAATAGCTTTTATATTTCTCGGACCCGAAGGTATGCTCAACGTTGCCACAAAACTCGGCGAACTCGCCCGTCAGGCGAGGGAATTAATAGACCAGCTCAGAATGGAAGCTTATATGGAAGAATTTAATAAAAAAATCCTTGAAGAAGAAAAAAGAATGAAAGAGGAAGAAGCACCTCCCGAGGACATAGCCGAGGAATTAAAGGAGGAGCTAGAAGACGTTTTAGAAGAAGAAAAGGAGGAGAAGAAGGAAGATGAGTCAGGAAAAACTCCCGGAAATGCCTCTAACGGAACATCTGAGAGAGCTTAGGTATCGTTTAATAATATCTATAATTGCCTTCCTTATAGGCTCCGGGATAGCCTTTTACTTTGCAAAGTACGTGTTTGAAATTTTAAAAGAACCCATCCTGAAGTCCTACCCCGAAGTGGAATTAATAACTCTATCTCCCACAGAACCTCTCTTTATACTCATAAAGATATCTTTAGCGGTTGGATTTATAATCGCCTCTCCCGTAATACTTTACCAGTTCTGGCGTTTTATAGAGCCAGCCCTTTACTCCCATGAAAAAAGAGCTTTTATCCCGCTGCTTCTTGGTTCAATACTTCTCTTTATGCTTGGTGCATTGTTTGCCTACTTTATTGTCCTGCCTTTAGCCCTTAAGTTCTTGCTCGGCCTTGGATTTACTCAGCTCCTTGCAACTCCTTACCTTTCAGTTGATATGTACATAAGCTTTGTCCTTAAACTTGTTGTGGCCTTCGGCATAGCTTTTGAGATGCCCATAGTCCTTTACGTTCTACAAAAAGCAGGAGTAATCACCCCCGAGCAGTTAGCGAGTTTCAGAAAGTACTTCATAGTTATAGCCTTCGTGATAGGTGCGATAATCGCTCCGGATGTTTCCACACAGGTTTTGATGGCTATTCCTCTTCTTCTCCTGTACGAGATATCCATCTTCCTTGGAAAACTGGCTACGAGGAAGAAGAAGGAAATTCAAAAGGCATAAGCTTTTTTTAATATTCTTATTAAATAAGGTTATATATAACAGAGCTCATAATAGGTTTTAATAAATATGTCATGAAAAGAGCCGAGGAGGTACCCGGAATTACCGTGAGTTTCAGCATCAAATTTCCCTTTTTAATGTGGTTTAAAAACTACTCAAAGGAAGGTTTCATAAGGGATTTAATAGCAGGTATCACTGTAGCGGCGGTTTACGTTCCCCAGTCAATGGCTTACGCAATGCTCGCGGGAATGCCGCCCATCCACGGTCTTTACGTCGCCTTCATAGCAACGATAGTCGCAGCGATCTTCGGAAGTTCGCGGTACCTTAACACAGGTCCCGTTGCAATGACATGCCTTCTTTCGGCGTCCGTTCTGTACGGAATAGGCTTTGAACCTCAGACACCCGAATGGATAAAGTACATGGCACTCCTCGCCCTTATGGTGGGACTCATAAGGTTAACGGTAGGGCTTTTTAAGCTGGGTTTTATCGTGGATCTCATATCAAACAGCGTAGTCGTGGGTTTTACCGCAGCGGGTGCTCTCGTTATAGCCCTTTCCCAGTTCAAACACTTCTTCGGATACGAAGTAAAGAGTTCCACACACATATTCGAGGTTGTTATGGATCTTGTAAGCAAAATAGAGATGACCAACCCCTACACCCTTGCTATCGGAGTCCTCGCCTACTTCCTCATCTGGGGTTCTAGGAGAATAAGCGTATACCTTCCCGGTGCTTTAATAGCTGTTGTAGTTACTTCCTTACTCGTTTACTGGTACAAGCTTTACGATAAAGGTGTTGCGATAGTGGGAGAAGTTCCACAGGGTCTTCCTTCTCCAGAACCGCCACCCCTTGACTTTGCCATGATGAGCAAGATGTGGGGTGGAGCTTTCGTCGTTGCGTTTTTTGGATTAATTGAAGCTGTGGCAATAGCAAAAACCCTCGCCATAAGGGTTGGTGACAAGTGGGATCCCAATCAGGAACTTATTGGTCAGGGTCTTGCAAACGTAGCTGTTTCCTTCTTTAAAGGCTTTCCAGCCGGTGGTTCTTTCTCCCGTTCCTCCCTTAACTTTGCACTTGGTGCTGTTTCCCCGCTTGCAAGTGTGATATCTGGTGCACTTGTTGGACTAACGCTATTTTTATTTGCTCCTGCCTTCTACTATCTTCCTAAAGCTACTCTCGCTGCAATAGTCCTTTCCGCAGTTGTTAACCTAATAAGACCTCAGGATATTCTAAAACTTTACAGGATAAACAAAATAGACGGTGTGGTTGCAGGACTCACCTTTTTATCCGTATTCTTTATGGATCTTTGGGTGGCTATCACCTTGGGAGTTCTCCTGTCCTTGGGAAGCTTTGTTTACAAGACTATGTACCCGCGTATAGTAACCTTAACAAGGGATCCCGTTACGAGAACCTTTGTAAATGCTGAGAAGAGAGGTCTGCCTGAGTGTCCCCAGATAATGTTCATAAGACCTAACATGTCCATATACTTCGGAAACGCCCAGTACGTCTACGACTACATAATGAACAAGGTGGAAGATGCCCTGTTTAATGGAAGACCCCTTAAGTTCGTCCTAATAGACATGGAAGCCGTTAACTACGTTGACGCTACAGGTGCGGAAACAATAGTGAGGCTTGTGAAAGACATAAAACAGAAGGGAGTAGAAGTCGCTTTTGCAAACATAGGTTGTGACGTTTACCCAATCCTCGAAAACGCGGGATTCGACGAAGTAGTTAATCAGGATCTTGTATTCAACGCAAAAGGAGAAGCCATCGGAAAACTCTTTGAAAAGCTCGATCACGATTACTGCCGAGAAAAGTGTCCTTACGCTGTATTTGACGAGTGTCTTGAGGTGAAACCGCCCGAAAAAGTTCAGGAGTTAAAGAAAGCGTCTTGATTGGTGCGGGTGGCGGGAGTCGAACCCGCACGCCCTTGCGGGCACCGGATCCTGAGTCCGGCGCGTCTGCCAGTTCCGCCACACCCGCTACTTATATAAAATTTTATACCGTGAACCCCTTTGACGCCTACTACAAAAAGTACGATGAGTGGTACGAAAAGCCCTTTGGAAAGAGTGCCTACGAATTGGAGGTAAAGTGCCTCTCCTCAATGGAGAAAAACTTAGGGAAATCTTTAGAAGTGGGAGGGGGACAGGCAGATTTGCAAAAGCTTTAGGTATTGAGTACGGAGTGGATACTTCCTTCAACATGCTCAAAGTCGCAAAAGAAAGGGGGATTAAGGTCGCACTGGCAAAGGGAGAAAATCTTCCCTTTAAATCCGAAACTTTTGACAGCGTTTTCCTCGTGGTTACCATTTGCTTTGTAGAAAATCCCAAACAAGTCCTCAAAGAAGCTCACAGAGTTCTAAAAAGGGACGGAAAACTTTACCTCGGGTTGATACTAAAAGAAAGCAAGTGGGCAAAGTTTTACGAGGAGAAGGCAAAAAATGGGCATCCTTTCTACAAACACGCGAGGTTTTACTCGTTCTTTGAGCTGAAAGAAATGGTAAAAGATATTTTTTCCTTCGAGGAGATGAAAAGTACTCTCCTTGAAGAACCGCAGGACTCAGAACCTGTAAAGAATAAGGAGATAAAGCCCGGATTTTACGAAAATTCCGGTTTTACGTGTATAAGGCTTTCTAAAAAGCTTTAAACTATAAAATCATGGCAAAAACGATACTCTCCAAAGCTTGGCACTACTTTTCAAACCTCCTAATATTCTACGGATACTACCTCCTCTTCTTGTTTTTCTACGACACCTTTCTCAGGGTGGTAAAACCGTTAGCTTTGCCTCTCGCACTCATAATCACCTTGTCCATAGCTGGAATTCACTTAGTATTTATTTTGAGAAGGAAGAAGAAAAATGATTAAGTTCTTAATTCTGGGGGTTATCTTGATGGTTCAGGTTCTGACAGCTCAAGAGCTTTACATAAGAGACCTTCCAAACGGTGCAAAACTCATAGTAAAGCCAAGGGACGACACCGAAGCGGTTGCCCTTCATGTCTGGTTCAGGGTGGGATCGGTTTACGAGAAGTACGACGAGAAGGGAATGGCTCACTTTCTGGAGCACATGCTCTTTAACGGAACTGAGAAGTACAAGTACGGGGAGATAGACAGGATAATAGAGAGTTTAGGGGGAAACATAAACGCCGGAACTTCAAAGGATTACACCTACTACCACGTGGAAATAGCCCACCCTTACTGGAAACAGGCTTTAGAGGTCCTCTACCAGCTCACCATGAAGGCGACGCTGGACGAGGAGATGATAGAAAAGGAAAAACCTATAGTAATTGAGGAGCTAAGGCGGGGTAAGGACAACCCTACGACAGTTCTGTGGGAAGAATTCGAGAAGCTCGTTTACAAAGTATCCCCCTACAGGTTTCCGATTATAGGCTTTGAGGAGACTATAAGGAAGTTCACGAGGGAAAAACTCCTGAAGTTTTACAAATCCTTCTACCAGCCTAGAAACATGGCTGTAGTCATAGTGGGAAAGGTTAATCCCAAGGAAGTGGAAGAAGAAGTTATGAAAACCTTTGGAAAGGAAGAAGGAAGACCAGTTCCCAAAGTTCAGATACCCACAGAACCCGAACAGATAGGTATAAGGTTTAAAAAACTCAAAGACCCCAGAATTGAAAAGGCTTACTGGATTATAGGCTGGAGGGTTCCAGCTATTGGAAAGACTGATTACAAAGGGCTTCTGGTTTTCAGTGAAATCCTCTGTGGAGGAAGGATTTCTGTATTCTACAGGGAGCTGAGGGAAAAGGGACTCGTTTACTCGTACTCCTGCGGAGACATGGGTAGACCTAGGGATAATATCTTCATTATAACGGCTACTTTCCCTCCCGAAAACTATGAAAAAGTCAAGAAGAGGGTGTTTGAACTTCTTAAGGAAACTTACGAGAACTTAACCGATGAGCAGGTGGAAGAGGCAAAGAGCAGGATAATAAACTCAAGGCTCTTTGAAGAGGAGAGAGTTGAAAACGATGCCTTTGATATAGGCTACTCCTACACTGTCGTGAGGGATCTGGACTTTTACAGGTTCTTTGATAAGAACCTGAGCAGGGTAAGAAGAGTGGACGTTATGAGGATATTCGAAAGGTACATAAAGGAGGATAAGTACTCGGAAATCCTTATGGTGCCTGAAGATGGAAATAAAGCCGAGTGATGTAAAGGCTCAAACTTCCATCTTCTTTGCGTCCGCCCATATCCACTCAAGTCCATAGTACTCCCTAGTTTCGGGCGTGAATATGTGGACTATCGTGTCTATCAAGTCTATTAATATCCAGTGCCCATAATCCTTTCCTTCTATGTGGTCTATTTCTATGCCTCTCTTTTCGAGTTCTTCTTCGAGGTAATCCGCTAAAGCCCTTGCGTGAGTTGTGGAGTTTGCGGTGGCTATAACGAAATAATCCGCGAGGTTGGTGAGCTTGGAAACGTCAAGTATTACTATGTCTTCCGCTTTTTTGTTCTCAAGAAGTTCCTTTATTAACTTTAGCTTTTCCATTTTTTCATTAATTTTAGCAGTTCCTTGTAGTAGGCGTTTTCTCCGTAAACTTCCCTGTAACGCTGGAGTGCCCTTTCTGCCTCCTTAAAGGCCTCCTCTTTAATCTTTTCCCAGCGTTTTACCTCTCCTTCGAGGAACTTTATCCTGTTTTCAATAGCTTTCTTCTCTTCAGGACTTTTAACCTCTTCAAGTTTTTCTTTAGCCTCCTCTATGAAATCTTCCAGCTTTTCCCTTTCCCTTTTTACCTGCTTTGGCGTGAGGAGGAGATTTTTTATGTACTTGTAGGCGAGCCTCTCTTCGGAAAAGTACTCGGGGAAGTTTATGAGAACTTCCCTGTACCTAATTGCTGCGTTGTAAGGGTATCCGTACTCCTCGTAAAACTTCGCTATGTAGTACTCGTGGTAGGCAAGTTTTTTGTTCGCCTCTTCAATTACTTCTTCTACCTTTCTCGTGAACCTGCTGTCAGGATACTTTGCGAGGAATTCCTTGGCCTTCCTTATAGCTTCAACCGTGTACGTTTGATCCCTGTAAGGGTCTGGGGCTACTTTTACTAGACTGTCAACGAGTATGTAAAATACTTCTTCCGCTTCCTTACTTCCCGGGTAATTCGCCAGAAAATCTTCCGCGTAAACTACCGCATCTACGTAATCCTTGTCCTTGTATGCTGATTTCACGAGGAGGTACTTCACCTTTTTGATCTGTTCAGGTGTCAGGTGTTCCAGGTAGTTAAGGGCTTTTTCAAAGTTACTCTTGGCGTCTCCGTAATCTCCCTTCCTATACTCACTCAGTCCCTTTTCGTAGAATTCTTTTGCGTATCCCGCCCTCCTTGCTTCCGATTTTGGGGCACAGGCGTTTATCAGTAGTAGTCCGAGTAGGAGAGCTGAAAGTAGTCGGAACGTTCTTCCCATACCTCTTTTATGGTAATCCAATCCTTCAAATTTTTCTCGTTAATAAATTCTTCTACGGTTTTAGCTACGCTCGGGTGTACTTTAAGAACTATCTTTTTGCCTCTGGTCTTCTCAAGAGCCTTTTCCAAGGTGTGGAGTATGAACTCTTTACTCTTCACAAAGCCTTTGCCCTGACAGTGGGGACACGTTTCCCCTATGACTTCGTATATGCTTTCGGATTCCCACTTCTTCGTCATCTCAAGAAGTCCCAGCTTCGTTATTCCGTATATCTTTATCCTGAGACCTTCTCCCTCAAAGATCTTCTTAACTTCAGAAAGCAAAGATTCCTTTGTCTTTTCCTTTTTCATATCTATGAGATCCACTATTATTATCCCCGAGAGATTTCTGAACTTAATCTGCTTTGCCACCTCCTTTAAGGCTTCCAAATTCACGTTGTAAGCCGTTTCCTCAAGGGACTTACCGCAGGTCTCCCCGCTGTTTACGTCTATAGACGTTAAGGCTTCTGTCTGTTCTATCACTATAAAACCGCCGTTCTTGAGCCAAACGGTTTTCGAAGTGAGTTTATCTATCAATTGATTTAACGTTATTCCTCCAGGAAGCGTGTCTATCGTGTTCACGTACCTGAGTTTGTGCTTTATGGAGTCTCCGAAAAACTCTACTATCTCTCCCCATACGTCTCCGTTGTCCACGTAAATGTTCTTTATAAATCCCCAGTAATCGAGAATAGTTTTTATAAACTGGGGCTGACCCTCTTCCAGAATTCCCTTGTTGACTTTCTTAGCCTTTTCCTTCAAGCTTTCCCACTTGTTTCTGAGTTCCTGAAGTTCCTTTAAGATTTGTTCCTTCGTTGCGCTTATAGCTGAAGCCCTGATTATTACGCCTTCTCTGTCATTGAGTTCTTCTTTCAGGATTTTTTTTAAATCCTCCGTGAAGGCAAAGCCTTTGAGTTTCTTTGAAAAGTTGAGTTTCTTCGTCTCGGGGAAGTAAACGATGTACTTTCCGGGGATTGATACCTTACAGGTTACCTTTGCACCTTTTAGATCCCTTTCCTTCCTCTTTAACTGCACGATCACGCTGTCTCCTATTCTCAAATTCTTGCAGTTCTTCTTTTCCTGAAGGAGGGCTTCTTTTGTAAGTCCAACGTCAAGGAAGAAACCGTCAAGGGCGGGACATTCCTTCTTCACAAGTCCCTTTAAAAAAGCCCCCGTCCTGTACTTTTCCTTTCGCCTCTCTACCTTGAAGTC
The genomic region above belongs to Aquifex aeolicus VF5 and contains:
- the tatC gene encoding twin-arginine translocase subunit TatC; translation: MPLTEHLRELRYRLIISIIAFLIGSGIAFYFAKYVFEILKEPILKSYPEVELITLSPTEPLFILIKISLAVGFIIASPVILYQFWRFIEPALYSHEKRAFIPLLLGSILLFMLGALFAYFIVLPLALKFLLGLGFTQLLATPYLSVDMYISFVLKLVVAFGIAFEMPIVLYVLQKAGVITPEQLASFRKYFIVIAFVIGAIIAPDVSTQVLMAIPLLLLYEISIFLGKLATRKKKEIQKA
- a CDS encoding carbon starvation CstA family protein is translated as MHALPLIGIAFLLYAFGYFVYSKYLAEKIFQLDDSRPTPAKEINDGVDYVPTNKWILLGHHFTSITGAGPIVGPAIAVIWGWLPAFLWVVLGAVFIGGVHDFTALVTSIRHKGKSIGTILGEYAGEKARVLFLLLLLALAILVNAVFAYVISLLFVKYPSSVLPAWLVIPLAVIFGFSVYRLRVNFLILTVIFLSILYFGIYLGSVSPIDVKPLAESLGLSPIMLWIIVLFTYAFFASSLPVWVLLQPRDFLNGLQLLILLILLYIGAVIANPKIVAPAVNLNPEGAPPIFPFLFITIACGALSGFHALVSSGTSSKQLEKESDARAVGYLGFMGESSLALAVIIATTAGIAMFSAEKFQELYSSWSSIKSSSLVAVVDGGANLLGAVGIPVDFGKTVIATLVVLFAATTMDTSVRIQRYILGELGEIYGVRLLTNPWVASGVAVLTSMALVLSKEGGKGGMVFWPVFGAANQLLAGLALLIGYLYLKRVNRPTLPILIPMIFVLFITSLAMAMNAWNNLMKGDLLLFSVSFIILLLEMFIIFESFRAVRRAPAF
- a CDS encoding M16 family metallopeptidase; protein product: MIKFLILGVILMVQVLTAQELYIRDLPNGAKLIVKPRDDTEAVALHVWFRVGSVYEKYDEKGMAHFLEHMLFNGTEKYKYGEIDRIIESLGGNINAGTSKDYTYYHVEIAHPYWKQALEVLYQLTMKATLDEEMIEKEKPIVIEELRRGKDNPTTVLWEEFEKLVYKVSPYRFPIIGFEETIRKFTREKLLKFYKSFYQPRNMAVVIVGKVNPKEVEEEVMKTFGKEEGRPVPKVQIPTEPEQIGIRFKKLKDPRIEKAYWIIGWRVPAIGKTDYKGLLVFSEILCGGRISVFYRELREKGLVYSYSCGDMGRPRDNIFIITATFPPENYEKVKKRVFELLKETYENLTDEQVEEAKSRIINSRLFEEERVENDAFDIGYSYTVVRDLDFYRFFDKNLSRVRRVDVMRIFERYIKEDKYSEILMVPEDGNKAE
- a CDS encoding SulP family inorganic anion transporter — encoded protein: MSFSIKFPFLMWFKNYSKEGFIRDLIAGITVAAVYVPQSMAYAMLAGMPPIHGLYVAFIATIVAAIFGSSRYLNTGPVAMTCLLSASVLYGIGFEPQTPEWIKYMALLALMVGLIRLTVGLFKLGFIVDLISNSVVVGFTAAGALVIALSQFKHFFGYEVKSSTHIFEVVMDLVSKIEMTNPYTLAIGVLAYFLIWGSRRISVYLPGALIAVVVTSLLVYWYKLYDKGVAIVGEVPQGLPSPEPPPLDFAMMSKMWGGAFVVAFFGLIEAVAIAKTLAIRVGDKWDPNQELIGQGLANVAVSFFKGFPAGGSFSRSSLNFALGAVSPLASVISGALVGLTLFLFAPAFYYLPKATLAAIVLSAVVNLIRPQDILKLYRINKIDGVVAGLTFLSVFFMDLWVAITLGVLLSLGSFVYKTMYPRIVTLTRDPVTRTFVNAEKRGLPECPQIMFIRPNMSIYFGNAQYVYDYIMNKVEDALFNGRPLKFVLIDMEAVNYVDATGAETIVRLVKDIKQKGVEVAFANIGCDVYPILENAGFDEVVNQDLVFNAKGEAIGKLFEKLDHDYCREKCPYAVFDECLEVKPPEKVQELKKAS
- a CDS encoding preprotein translocase subunit TatA, translating into MELQILLILIIAFIFLGPEGMLNVATKLGELARQARELIDQLRMEAYMEEFNKKILEEEKRMKEEEAPPEDIAEELKEELEDVLEEEKEEKKEDESGKTPGNASNGTSERA
- a CDS encoding class I SAM-dependent methyltransferase, which produces MDTSFNMLKVAKERGIKVALAKGENLPFKSETFDSVFLVVTICFVENPKQVLKEAHRVLKRDGKLYLGLILKESKWAKFYEEKAKNGHPFYKHARFYSFFELKEMVKDIFSFEEMKSTLLEEPQDSEPVKNKEIKPGFYENSGFTCIRLSKKL
- the rsfS gene encoding ribosome silencing factor, encoding MEKLKLIKELLENKKAEDIVILDVSKLTNLADYFVIATANSTTHARALADYLEEELEKRGIEIDHIEGKDYGHWILIDLIDTIVHIFTPETREYYGLEWIWADAKKMEV
- the bamD gene encoding outer membrane protein assembly factor BamD; translation: MGRTFRLLSALLLGLLLINACAPKSEARRAGYAKEFYEKGLSEYRKGDYGDAKSNFEKALNYLEHLTPEQIKKVKYLLVKSAYKDKDYVDAVVYAEDFLANYPGSKEAEEVFYILVDSLVKVAPDPYRDQTYTVEAIRKAKEFLAKYPDSRFTRKVEEVIEEANKKLAYHEYYIAKFYEEYGYPYNAAIRYREVLINFPEYFSEERLAYKYIKNLLLTPKQVKREREKLEDFIEEAKEKLEEVKSPEEKKAIENRIKFLEGEVKRWEKIKEEAFKEAERALQRYREVYGENAYYKELLKLMKKWKS
- a CDS encoding Rne/Rng family ribonuclease → MLGDVEIFISASSFFAFTLVFLGTELKDFKVERRKEKYRTGAFLKGLVKKECPALDGFFLDVGLTKEALLQEKKNCKNLRIGDSVIVQLKRKERDLKGAKVTCKVSIPGKYIVYFPETKKLNFSKKLKGFAFTEDLKKILKEELNDREGVIIRASAISATKEQILKELQELRNKWESLKEKAKKVNKGILEEGQPQFIKTILDYWGFIKNIYVDNGDVWGEIVEFFGDSIKHKLRYVNTIDTLPGGITLNQLIDKLTSKTVWLKNGGFIVIEQTEALTSIDVNSGETCGKSLEETAYNVNLEALKEVAKQIKFRNLSGIIIVDLIDMKKEKTKESLLSEVKKIFEGEGLRIKIYGITKLGLLEMTKKWESESIYEVIGETCPHCQGKGFVKSKEFILHTLEKALEKTRGKKIVLKVHPSVAKTVEEFINEKNLKDWITIKEVWEERSDYFQLSYSDYY